ACCATCCTTTTTCATATCGTCTATAAATAGCTGATATTCAGCGCAGGTGATAAAACTGGTGCTTATTTCTCTTGTTTCGTCAATTTTAGTAAACGACTTCAATCTCTTGTTAAGTATAACCTCAGCAGCTACTTTAAATAATTTTTTATCGTCGGATTCAAGATTGTTAAAAATTATATCATTAAGCTCTTGACGAATATCTGCATTAACCCGTTCAGCCTCCTCAGCACATTCCAACGCAAACAATAATGAAGATATAGATTTTTCATTCAAGCAAGACTTAATGATTTCTGTAGCGTCACCCTGTGCACAGTACAAACGAATCGTTTCATGCCACCAACTGTCTGTTATTAACTGAGCCCAATCGCTGTTTTTTGGCAGGCAAGAGGCTGTTAAATATTCCTGAAAAGTAAGATGGGCGAAACTGAGAATTCCGGTTTCTTTTTCTATAAGAATCCCGCTTGTTTCATGTAAATTTTTAAAGAAATTCTCTTCCTCTTTATCTTTAACGCCTATTTTTTTTAAGTCCTGCCGTAATAACGTGACAGCATCATTTATGGGAATTTCACGTAATTTATTTTTCATCATATGACAAGCTAAAGGCACAAGGATAAAGCGTTTCTTTCCTGCTGAAAACTCCTCCTCAATCCCCTTTGTTTGCCGCCATCTGCCCAGCATTACCTCACACATCTCCTTGTAAAGTTCGTATCGGCTGCCAGGAAGCTTTCCGTGAAATTTATGCACCATTGCTATCATAGTTAAAAGAAGCGGATTGACCGTAAGCTCTATAAGAGCAGGTATTTGCCTCAGTCCTTGAAGCAAGTATTCTGTCCATGTTTTAGCAAGCTCTTTTACTTTTTCATTGTTTACATTTCCAGCGCTTTTTATCTCATTTTCAAGGTACCATTTGCTTATAAAACTTCTTACCTGCCCGGCAGTGAAATTGCAAAGCTCTAACACGTTGATATTTGTAAGTGGCGCTTTCAGATAGCCCAAAGGCCGTGATGTTATGATAAACAAGCAATCAGGATAGTTGTTGATTTGATTGTCAACCCATGCAGATACAGCTTTTCTTTTATCTAAATCCCCTACCTCGTCAAGCCCGTCTAAGAGCACAATACACTTACCGCGTATCAGCTTATTTTCAAACCATTTGGGCGGAGGTTTAAGTGTCGGGAAAAGTTTTTTATCGGAAAAATGTTTATCTAATAATTCTGATAATGGAGGATTATCGTTTTTGATTTTATCGGCGTAATCTCTTAAAAATAAAAGAGTCGGGGTATAACGCCTTATCTTATGACGTTTGTGGCGGTTATTCAAAAGAGTGATAGCAACATTTTGAAGCAGAGTAGTTTTGCCACTTCCCGGTGCTCCTATAATTGCATAAGATTTTCTTTTTGTATCTTTTTTTTCTGTAATTCTGATAAAATCCCAAATATCACGTGCATTTTTTGAATCTTGAGTATCTAAAAAGTGCTTTGCTGTTTCCTGCGGATTTTTTGAAGCTGATATTTTTAGTTCTACAAACACATCTGTTAAATTTAAGGAATAAGAAGCGATTAATCCAAGTCCTTTCACATTAAAAGAATCGTGGGACATAATTATTTTTTTGCGGTAACGCCTATAAAAGCCGGGTGAAATACTGTGCACTATATTTAAAATTGATTGGGAAACCCAGTTTACAAATCTTGGTTCAAGTTTTTTCCATATTTTTCTTAACAACAAGAGCACAGCAGCTAATATAACGCCAGCAATACTTGTCTTTCCCCAACTAAATTGATTGCCAGTAAAAAAATGGTTCTTTAGAAATTCTGATATTATATTTAAAAACCAGGCGCTCACTCGTTCGTTACCACCCCTATAGCATTGTTAAGACAATAGAATTTCTTAGGATAAGAATACCACAAAGAGAGGAAAAAAATAAAATGATTATGAGTAGCTACGAAAATCTTTTCATCTGTTCGTCTGTTTAGCGGGCGGAGCTCGCCTCCCCTAAAAGGGCGGACATTACCCGAAAAAAGACTTGACAAAGCGGATAGAGTAAGGTATAATATAGCATTACAGTGAAAAATAATAAAATATGAGTAGATAACGGAATATATAATGGATAAATTAGTACACTATACTAGGAAATTAATATCAATGTCATACAAGCAATTATCCAAGCCCCAACAAG
This Nitrospirota bacterium DNA region includes the following protein-coding sequences:
- a CDS encoding NACHT domain-containing protein, encoding MSAWFLNIISEFLKNHFFTGNQFSWGKTSIAGVILAAVLLLLRKIWKKLEPRFVNWVSQSILNIVHSISPGFYRRYRKKIIMSHDSFNVKGLGLIASYSLNLTDVFVELKISASKNPQETAKHFLDTQDSKNARDIWDFIRITEKKDTKRKSYAIIGAPGSGKTTLLQNVAITLLNNRHKRHKIRRYTPTLLFLRDYADKIKNDNPPLSELLDKHFSDKKLFPTLKPPPKWFENKLIRGKCIVLLDGLDEVGDLDKRKAVSAWVDNQINNYPDCLFIITSRPLGYLKAPLTNINVLELCNFTAGQVRSFISKWYLENEIKSAGNVNNEKVKELAKTWTEYLLQGLRQIPALIELTVNPLLLTMIAMVHKFHGKLPGSRYELYKEMCEVMLGRWRQTKGIEEEFSAGKKRFILVPLACHMMKNKLREIPINDAVTLLRQDLKKIGVKDKEEENFFKNLHETSGILIEKETGILSFAHLTFQEYLTASCLPKNSDWAQLITDSWWHETIRLYCAQGDATEIIKSCLNEKSISSLLFALECAEEAERVNADIRQELNDIIFNNLESDDKKLFKVAAEVILNKRLKSFTKIDETREISTSFITCAEYQLFIDDMKKDGIYIKPDHWLDDKFPTGIANMELTGITLTDSLRFCKWLTDKSNGIFFYRLLTEKEARSYVSETDNISSWTLNKGNLNIYGLNAETIKAFHRTYNESLDSNIKIEYNLKQFISDEDMKILPSFKNNLSVNITFIISVLKVLDKNPTFEDYYDYIRNQANALVLDLNFVRYLDIAVNLDIASTLADLLARHNVFLRAYMRFALRIFFRGIDLDYAHSRVLNSMLVRTKVLANALTYNLDNSYKYALSLIHNLDLAHDDLVGIDFYSVISHAFDNDHTSSFLAIAFDFNCTIDIKIIRNLYDILAKQLNNQTLMNTLKNDDYSEAIEIIMSLKKEATDKELKTISIVERLIHILRAKDKKEEIIARRNYSALLYEYIYVGMDDYIKIYKQKTKWKFLNLLTGNVIPSFTLLRLQATRRMILEFYYWNKLTILRLEDKLSAWEGILLARERK